The following are encoded together in the Candida orthopsilosis Co 90-125, chromosome 5 draft sequence genome:
- a CDS encoding Rpb10 protein (S. cerevisiae homolog RPB10 has DNA-directed RNA polymerase activity and has role in transcription from RNA polymerase II promoter, transcription from RNA polymerase promoter) yields the protein MIIPIRCFSCGKVVGDKWETYLELLQDESMPEGEALDKLQLKRYCCRRMVLTHVDLIEKFLRYNPLEKKEIN from the coding sequence ATGATTATTCCAATACGTTGTTTTTCATGCGGTAAAGTTGTGGGTGACAAATGGGAAACTTATTTAGAGTTGTTGCAAGATGAATCCATGCCAGAAGGTGAAGCTTTAGATAAACTACAATTAAAGAGATATTGTTGTAGAAGAATGGTGTTGACTCATGtcgatttgattgaaaaatttttgaggTATAATCctttggaaaagaaggagatAAATTAG